A part of Streptococcus porcinus genomic DNA contains:
- a CDS encoding PTS transporter subunit IIC has protein sequence MQSFLEVINHMLTPLIKMGSGVVMLAVMTGLAMAFGVKFTKALEGGIKLAIALTGIGAIIGILTGAFSESLQAFVKNTGISLNIIDVGWAPLATITWGSPYTLYFLLVMLIVNIVMIIMNKTDTLDVDIFDIWHLSITGLLIMWYAAKNHLPVILSLFIATLAVILVGVLKIINSDLMKPTFDDLLATGPNSPMTSTHMNYMMNPIIMVLDKIFDKVFPGLDKYDFDAAKLNKKIGFWGSKFFIGMILGFVIGIMGDPHFKILSIKHWFELGFTAGACLELFSLIGSWFIAAVEPLSQGITNFANAKMGGRRFNIGLDWPFIAGRAEIWACANILAPIMLVEALLLSKVGNGILPLAGIIAMGMTPALLVVTRGRLIRMILFGSLLLPLFLLSGTMIAPFATELAKKVGAFPKGAPAESLITHSTLEGPMEKIFGYVIGRATTGQIAALMTLVVFLGIYLGLFVWYAKEMKKRNEAYKLAQD, from the coding sequence ATGCAATCATTTTTAGAAGTAATTAACCATATGCTTACTCCATTAATTAAGATGGGGTCTGGAGTTGTCATGTTAGCTGTCATGACAGGACTTGCGATGGCTTTTGGTGTAAAATTTACTAAGGCTTTGGAAGGCGGGATTAAATTAGCTATTGCTTTAACAGGTATTGGGGCGATTATTGGTATTTTAACAGGAGCTTTCTCTGAATCTTTACAGGCTTTTGTGAAGAACACAGGTATCAGTTTAAATATAATTGATGTTGGCTGGGCTCCATTAGCAACAATAACGTGGGGATCACCATACACGCTTTATTTTCTCCTAGTCATGTTAATAGTCAATATTGTTATGATAATTATGAATAAAACAGACACTCTAGATGTAGATATCTTTGATATCTGGCATCTCTCTATCACTGGTTTATTAATAATGTGGTATGCTGCAAAGAACCATCTCCCGGTTATATTATCACTTTTCATAGCGACCCTCGCAGTCATCTTAGTTGGTGTATTGAAAATTATTAATTCTGATTTAATGAAGCCTACATTTGATGATTTATTAGCAACGGGGCCTAACTCGCCAATGACATCTACCCATATGAATTACATGATGAACCCGATTATCATGGTATTGGACAAAATTTTTGATAAGGTCTTTCCGGGATTAGATAAATATGACTTTGATGCTGCTAAATTAAACAAGAAAATTGGATTTTGGGGTTCTAAATTTTTTATTGGAATGATTCTTGGATTTGTGATTGGAATTATGGGAGATCCTCATTTTAAAATTTTATCAATTAAACATTGGTTTGAACTTGGTTTCACAGCAGGTGCTTGTTTAGAATTATTCTCTCTCATCGGTTCATGGTTTATTGCAGCAGTAGAGCCACTTTCTCAAGGAATTACCAACTTTGCCAATGCAAAAATGGGAGGACGACGCTTCAATATCGGTCTAGATTGGCCATTTATTGCAGGGCGTGCAGAAATTTGGGCGTGTGCCAATATTTTAGCACCTATTATGTTGGTTGAGGCTTTATTGCTGTCAAAAGTTGGAAATGGTATTCTGCCACTTGCGGGGATTATAGCTATGGGGATGACACCAGCCCTACTCGTTGTTACTCGTGGTAGACTAATTCGGATGATTTTATTTGGATCACTTTTATTGCCTTTATTCTTACTCTCTGGAACAATGATTGCCCCATTTGCTACGGAATTGGCTAAAAAAGTAGGAGCCTTTCCTAAGGGGGCACCGGCAGAGTCACTAATCACTCATTCTACGCTTGAAGGCCCCATGGAGAAAATCTTTGGCTATGTTATTGGTCGTGCCACCACCGGGCAAATCGCTGCTCTCATGACGTTAGTAGTCTTTTTAGGGATTTACCTTGGACTCTTTGTTTGGTATGCAAAAGAAATGAAAAAACGTAATGAAGCCTACAAGCTGGCTCAAGATTAG
- a CDS encoding PTS sugar transporter subunit IIB: MIKVLAACGAGVNSSHQIKEAIERQMLERGYSVHCDAVMIKDITEEMVSKYDIFTPIAKTDLGFDMPIPTVEAGPILYRIPVMSEPVFAELERVIKDHGLN, encoded by the coding sequence ATGATTAAAGTTTTAGCTGCATGTGGTGCGGGAGTTAACTCTAGCCATCAAATTAAAGAGGCTATTGAAAGACAAATGCTAGAAAGAGGTTATAGTGTCCATTGTGATGCTGTAATGATCAAAGATATCACTGAAGAAATGGTTTCAAAATATGATATTTTTACACCGATTGCCAAAACAGACCTAGGCTTTGATATGCCGATACCAACTGTTGAAGCCGGTCCCATTCTCTATCGGATTCCCGTCATGAGTGAGCCGGTCTTTGCAGAATTAGAGCGGGTCATAAAAGACCATGGATTAAACTAG
- a CDS encoding PTS sugar transporter subunit IIA, translating to MSTDIVLMSVTSQDQLFDEVASHLHKLHYVTEDYKEALKNREKEFPTGLKIDFKDGSNIHYAAIPHTETKYCLTNKVVYVRNENPLVFKHMIDPSEDCLVRHFFFIINSKNDGQTKILSHLISFFIEKGNMEKLEQCGNDSKVIKNYLLKEGVLTND from the coding sequence ATGTCTACAGACATTGTACTTATGAGTGTGACCTCTCAAGATCAATTATTTGACGAGGTAGCTTCTCATCTCCACAAATTACACTATGTCACGGAAGATTACAAAGAAGCATTAAAAAATAGAGAAAAAGAGTTTCCGACTGGTTTGAAAATTGATTTTAAAGATGGTAGTAACATCCATTACGCTGCTATACCTCATACCGAGACAAAGTATTGCTTAACGAATAAGGTGGTTTATGTTAGAAACGAGAACCCTCTTGTTTTTAAACACATGATTGACCCCAGTGAGGACTGCTTGGTTCGTCACTTCTTCTTTATTATCAATTCAAAGAATGACGGGCAAACTAAAATTTTGTCACATTTAATTAGTTTCTTTATTGAGAAGGGGAATATGGAGAAATTAGAACAATGCGGAAATGATTCTAAAGTCATCAAAAACTATTTATTAAAAGAAGGAGTGCTTACAAATGATTAA
- a CDS encoding DeoR/GlpR family DNA-binding transcription regulator — translation MLKKERLLKIMDMVNTKGIITVNEIIETLKISDMTARRDLDELENSGKLVRIHGGAQSIAYPTKVEKSNTEKLSVQTKEKKEIANTASNLVKDGETIFIGPGTTLEFFAERLVQKQLRIVTNSLPVFTILKNSPKIDLILIGGEYREITGAFVGSLTNQSISSLKFSKCFISCNGIYGKDIATYNEAEGEIQKLALDNSFKKFVLVDSQKFNTYDFSVFYQLDQINQVITDSTISKEIVEDYQTFTDIIIAQK, via the coding sequence GTGTTAAAAAAAGAAAGACTCCTAAAAATTATGGATATGGTAAACACTAAGGGAATTATCACAGTCAATGAAATCATCGAAACTTTAAAAATTTCTGATATGACTGCTCGTCGTGACTTAGATGAATTAGAAAATTCTGGAAAATTAGTCCGTATCCACGGGGGAGCACAAAGCATTGCTTATCCAACAAAAGTCGAAAAGTCTAATACCGAAAAATTATCAGTGCAAACAAAAGAAAAAAAAGAAATTGCTAACACTGCTAGCAATTTGGTTAAGGATGGTGAAACGATTTTTATCGGCCCAGGTACAACACTTGAATTCTTCGCTGAGCGATTAGTTCAAAAACAACTTCGCATTGTCACTAATAGCCTTCCCGTTTTTACTATTCTAAAAAATAGCCCCAAGATTGATTTAATTCTTATCGGAGGTGAATACAGAGAAATTACAGGTGCTTTTGTCGGTTCACTAACCAATCAGAGCATTTCTTCTCTCAAGTTTTCTAAATGTTTTATCAGTTGTAATGGTATTTATGGCAAGGATATTGCAACTTATAACGAAGCTGAAGGTGAAATTCAAAAATTAGCACTGGATAATTCCTTTAAAAAGTTTGTTTTAGTTGATAGCCAAAAATTTAATACTTACGATTTCTCCGTTTTCTACCAATTAGATCAGATCAATCAAGTTATAACAGATTCTACTATTTCTAAGGAAATTGTAGAAGACTACCAAACATTTACAGACATTATCATTGCACAAAAATAA
- a CDS encoding heavy-metal-associated domain-containing protein — protein sequence MEKTYKISGMKCEGCVKTVTEKLESVRGVQHVDISLAEGKAVITGNPFTLSLKRALKGSKFTIEKA from the coding sequence ATGGAAAAGACGTATAAGATAAGTGGTATGAAATGTGAGGGTTGTGTGAAAACTGTAACTGAAAAACTAGAATCAGTACGAGGGGTTCAGCACGTTGACATTAGTCTAGCAGAAGGAAAGGCAGTTATTACAGGAAATCCTTTTACTTTATCACTTAAGCGCGCTTTAAAAGGAAGTAAATTTACAATTGAAAAGGCCTAG
- a CDS encoding heavy metal translocating P-type ATPase, which produces MAKEEVYLIDGMTCASCALTVEKAVQKLPATEKATVNLATEKLTISYQGQSMNAEDIIKAIADAGYQASLYRPNQNESLSQRQERQNRNLWKRFLWSALLTLPVLYVAMGSMLGAWLPESLNPNSQPGNFAILQLLFTLPVLYLARDYYKNGFTSIFRGHPNMDSLVALATSFAFGYSLFATLRIFQGENHYHHSLYFESVLVILTLITLGNFFENKSKSRTSQAIQKLLSLRPTEVRIVKGEKQELVPLVQVSLGDRVMIKPGEKIPVDGRVVSGQSYVDEAMLTGESVASAKQKDSLVYTGTINGHGNLIVEVTKRESESFLAQIISLVETAQGSKAPIAKIADQVSGIFVPIVILLAILTGLFWLFIMKEDISFSLTSAIAVLIIACPCALGLATPTAIMVGSGRAAENGILFKEGAYLENLANIKTLVFDKTGTITQGRPQVSQIVLLDQTEKTILQEVASLESLSEHPLSQAILAKAEAEEWALLPVRDFTTISGQGLKGEIKNHTLQVGNRRLMTENDVIFDQPIEEKIKALPPQATIVYVAKDYQLKALILIEDQIKTDSQATIDALKASGIKLALLTGDQKSTAKAIAQKVGIEEVYSEVLPTQKAAIIQSLQANKELVAMVGDGINDAPALAVADLGIAIGSGTDIAIESADIILMHTQLTDLLKAISLSRQTIRVVKENLFWAFIYNILMIPIAMGVLHLFGGPLLNPMLAAMAMSLSSISVVLNALRLKTIKL; this is translated from the coding sequence ATGGCAAAAGAAGAAGTTTATCTTATTGATGGAATGACTTGCGCCTCTTGTGCTCTAACAGTCGAGAAGGCTGTTCAAAAATTACCAGCCACTGAAAAAGCAACAGTCAATTTAGCAACAGAAAAACTAACAATTTCCTATCAAGGGCAGTCTATGAATGCAGAAGATATTATTAAGGCAATAGCTGATGCAGGGTATCAGGCCAGTTTATATAGGCCTAATCAAAATGAAAGTCTTAGTCAAAGGCAAGAAAGGCAGAATAGAAACCTTTGGAAGAGATTTTTATGGTCGGCTCTATTGACATTACCAGTTCTTTATGTCGCAATGGGTTCTATGTTAGGAGCTTGGCTTCCTGAGAGCCTAAATCCTAACTCACAACCTGGAAATTTTGCGATACTACAATTACTTTTTACCTTACCCGTCCTCTACCTAGCTAGAGACTACTATAAAAATGGTTTTACCTCCATATTTAGAGGCCATCCAAATATGGATAGCTTAGTTGCCTTAGCAACTAGTTTTGCTTTTGGTTATAGCTTATTTGCGACTCTTCGAATTTTTCAAGGGGAAAATCACTACCATCATAGCCTTTACTTTGAATCCGTGCTTGTTATTTTAACTTTGATTACCTTGGGTAACTTTTTTGAAAATAAATCAAAAAGTAGAACGTCTCAGGCTATTCAGAAATTGCTCTCTTTAAGACCAACTGAGGTGAGAATAGTCAAGGGTGAAAAGCAAGAATTAGTTCCCCTTGTACAAGTGAGCTTAGGTGATCGTGTCATGATTAAACCAGGCGAAAAAATTCCTGTTGATGGACGTGTGGTTTCTGGCCAATCTTATGTCGATGAGGCTATGCTAACAGGTGAGAGTGTGGCAAGTGCCAAACAAAAGGATAGTCTTGTCTATACCGGAACTATCAACGGACATGGAAATTTGATTGTAGAAGTCACAAAACGAGAATCTGAAAGCTTTTTAGCACAAATTATTAGTCTAGTTGAAACTGCACAAGGGAGCAAGGCGCCAATAGCTAAAATTGCCGATCAAGTATCGGGCATATTCGTACCCATTGTTATTCTTTTAGCGATACTAACTGGTCTATTTTGGCTCTTTATCATGAAAGAAGATATTAGCTTTTCTTTGACAAGTGCCATAGCTGTATTGATTATAGCTTGTCCATGTGCTTTGGGGTTAGCAACACCAACAGCTATCATGGTAGGCTCTGGTCGCGCGGCTGAGAATGGGATTCTCTTCAAAGAAGGAGCATACCTCGAAAACTTGGCTAATATCAAAACGTTGGTATTTGACAAAACCGGTACCATTACTCAGGGACGACCGCAAGTTAGTCAGATAGTACTTTTAGATCAAACAGAAAAAACAATTTTGCAAGAAGTTGCTTCATTAGAGTCACTGTCTGAACATCCTTTAAGTCAGGCTATTCTAGCAAAAGCAGAGGCAGAAGAATGGGCTTTATTACCGGTCCGAGACTTTACAACGATTTCTGGTCAGGGTCTTAAAGGGGAAATTAAGAATCATACCCTACAAGTTGGCAATAGAAGATTAATGACTGAAAATGATGTTATTTTTGACCAACCAATTGAGGAAAAGATTAAAGCCTTGCCACCTCAAGCAACAATTGTTTATGTGGCAAAAGATTATCAACTGAAAGCTCTGATTTTAATTGAAGATCAGATAAAGACAGACAGTCAAGCTACTATTGATGCACTTAAAGCTTCAGGAATCAAACTAGCCTTGTTAACAGGAGACCAAAAGTCGACGGCTAAGGCAATTGCCCAAAAAGTAGGGATTGAAGAGGTCTATAGCGAGGTTTTACCTACTCAAAAAGCCGCTATTATTCAATCGTTACAAGCTAATAAGGAGCTAGTAGCTATGGTCGGGGACGGTATAAATGACGCCCCAGCATTAGCAGTAGCTGATTTAGGGATTGCTATTGGCTCTGGGACGGATATTGCCATTGAATCAGCAGATATTATTTTGATGCATACGCAACTAACAGACTTGCTTAAAGCTATATCATTGAGTCGTCAAACAATTCGAGTGGTTAAAGAAAATTTATTTTGGGCTTTCATTTATAATATTTTGATGATACCAATTGCTATGGGAGTTCTCCATTTATTTGGGGGACCGTTACTTAACCCCATGCTTGCTGCTATGGCCATGAGCTTAAGTTCAATTTCTGTTGTTCTAAATGCTCTGCGATTAAAAACAATCAAATTATAA
- a CDS encoding CopY/TcrY family copper transport repressor, which translates to MLKISAAEWQVMRIIWANNGIKSSEIIAILKDNSHWSQSTIKTLLGRLIDKGLVKRQREGRAFIYQANTQQMTYQKKMLADDFSRICQKEHPDLLLDLLADMPMTEEVLEAFEKLLEEKSEKLVADIPCNCRLGQCKCHQKVGD; encoded by the coding sequence ATGCTTAAAATTTCAGCCGCTGAATGGCAAGTTATGCGTATTATTTGGGCTAATAATGGCATAAAGAGTTCAGAGATTATAGCTATTCTGAAAGATAATAGTCATTGGTCTCAATCAACAATAAAAACACTCCTAGGAAGGTTAATTGACAAAGGTTTGGTTAAAAGACAAAGAGAAGGTCGTGCATTTATTTATCAAGCAAATACTCAGCAAATGACATACCAAAAGAAAATGCTAGCTGATGATTTTAGCAGAATTTGTCAAAAAGAACACCCCGATTTATTATTAGATTTACTTGCCGATATGCCCATGACTGAGGAGGTTTTAGAAGCCTTTGAAAAACTTTTAGAAGAAAAGTCCGAAAAACTTGTTGCTGATATTCCTTGTAATTGTCGCCTTGGCCAGTGTAAGTGCCACCAGAAAGTAGGTGATTAA